One Eubacterium sp. AB3007 genomic window, CCAGGGAACTGTCAGAGATCGGTCCTTTTGCCTGAGAGTTTAACACCTTGCGCCCCTTCGGCGCCGCCTCCAATGTGGCGGTCTCTCCCGGTCTCCTCGTCCAGTTTCTTACTTTAATATGATACCACGATTTTGAGGGAGGGGCAATATATTGATTGTATTTTCTGAAAAAGAAAAAGATGTTCAAAAAAGGGCCAAATGGTGAGGTGACCCCCAAAAGTTAGACTTTTGCTCCAGTGAGAAATCGCTGGAGTTTTTCTATGCAGCTAATATCTCTTCCCGGTACTCAACTGGACTCCGGTATCCAAGAGATGCTTTGCTGCGCTTTTGGTTGTAGTAACGTATGTATTTGTCTATCGCATCTTTGAGTTCATCGAAGCTTCTGTATACCTGACCATAGTACATCTCCTGCTTCATGATCCCAAAGAAGTTTTCCATGGGTGAGTTGTCGTAGCAGTTGCCTTTGCGAGACATGCTTTGAAAGATCCTGTTCTTCTTCAGTTCATAGCGATAAGCATTCATCTGGTATGCCCAGCCACGGTCAGAGTGAAATGTGCGTCTGAACTTGCAATCGCTTGTTACATCGATTGCCTCATTCAAGGCCGTCATTATGCTCTGCGCAGATGGACGATCTGAAATGCCATAACTCAGGATCTCCAGATTCCACATATCCATGAATGGATCAAGATAAAACTTCTTGATGGATACTCTGCCTTTGTCATCCGGCTCATAGTACTTGAACTCTGTCGTATCCGTAGTGATCTTCTGATGAGGAATGTTAGTGTTGAATCTTCTGTTCACTCTGTTTGGAGCGATCCTTCCTACGACACCCTTGTATGTACTGAACCTGCGGCTCTTCCTGGTGAATGAGGTGACCTGCATGCCATACTTCTGGACTATGCGATGGACGCGCTTCTTGTTTACCTTGATGCCATGCTTCCGAAGCTCTCCATAGATTCGACGATAGCCATAGTTCTTATGCTTTTCTCTGATATCTCTCATGATCTGAAGAAGCTCAGCATCCGGATCCTCGCGATCAAATCGCTTCTGCCAGTACATATACGTGGCTTTTGGAAGTCCTGCTGCTGCGAGAATGTCCTTTAATTTGAATTCTCCTCGGAGGCTGTGGACGATTCTCGCAGTTCGTTCAGAAGATCTTCCTCCTCTAAACGCAGCCTCCTCGATTCTTTTAAAAATGCATTCTCGATCCGAAGTCTAAGGTTCTCCTCCTGCAATTGCTTAAGAAGTTCCTTCTGCTCTTCCGAATCACCTTCTTTGATCTCGCGGATGACTTTCTCTTTATCCATTGTTCGTTTTCGACCTTTCTTTTTAGGCTTCAGGGCTTCAGGTCCAGCAGCACGATAGTTATTGACCCATTGGGTAATTAATGTGCTATTTGTCATTCCTACTTGGCTCGCAAGAGTCTGGTAAGAGAGTTCACTTGATAAATACAATTCTACTACATGAAGCTTGAATTCGAAAGTGTATTTCTGCTTCTGCCTGCTTCTTCTAAGACCGTCATCCCCAAAATGACGATAGTTTGAAACCCATCTCTGAATAAGTGATCGTGTGAGACTGTATTTTTGGCTAAGATAATTACAGCCTCCTTGTCCACTTAGGTATTCATCCACAACTATGCGTTTAAACTCATAACTATACTTTGCCATAACAAAACTGACCTCCTCCAGTTAGATTCTTGGTCTAACTTTTGGGGGTCAGTTCATGGCGATACATCTCGTTTCTTTGATCGATGCGGCTTGCTGATGACCTTACTCCCGTGCTATACTATGAAAAAGAAAAAAAGCGGAGGAGACCAATGAGACTGATATCGTGGAATGTAAACGGACTTCGGGCCTGCCTGGGCAAGGGGTTTGAGGATATAGCACGCGGGTTGGATGCGGATTTCTTCTGTATCCAGGAAACGAAGATGCAGGAGGGACAGGCCACGGTGGATCTGCCCGGATACCGGCAGTTTTTCTGTAGCGCTGAGAAGAAAGGATATTCAGGAACGGCCATCTTTGCTAAGGAGGAGCCGATTTCGGTACAGTACAACTTTGGGGAGCATACAGATGAAGGACGGGGGATCATCCTGGAGTATCCAGCGTTCTATCTGGTGAACGTGTATGTGCCCAACGCGCAGCCGGAACTGAAACGGCTTGTTTATCGCATGAAATGGGAGGACGACTTCCGAGGCTTTGTGCAGGAACTCGACTCTCGTAAGCCGGTGATCATCTGCGGCGACATGAACGTGGCGCATCAGGAGATCGATCTGAAGAACCCGAAGCCTAACCGGGGGAAGGCCGGATTCTCCGATGAGGAAAGGGGCAAGATGACCGAGCTTCTGGGAGCGGGATTTACGGACACTTTCCGCTATCTCTATCCCGATGTGACCGGTGTCTACAGCTGGTGGTCCTACCGGTTTAACGCCCGGAAGAACAACGCGGGATGGCGCATCGACTACTTCCTGGTCAGCGACCGTCTGCGGGATAACATCAAAGAAGCGAAGATTCATACGGACATCCTGGGCAGCGATCACTGCCCGGTAGAGCTGGAGGTAAAACTATGACCAAGAAAAGACTGATCCTTGCTGGCGGTACGGCGCTGTTGGCGGCGTGTGTAGCCGCGAAGACCGCCCAGCACCTGGCTGAGGGGAACAAAGCCATTCAGATCACGGAGTACATCTGCCGGTCGGAACGCGTCCCGGAAGGGTTCGATGGATTCCGGATCGTGAATGTATCAGATCTGCAGAGCGAGTATTTTGGTGTCATGCAGGCGGATCTGATAGAGAAGGTTAAACTGGCAGAGCCGGATATCATCGTGATCACTGGTGACCTTGTGGACCGGAATCACACAGACTTCATGGCGGCCATGAAAGCGGTGAGCGGCCTGCTGAAGATCGCGCCGGTCTACTATGTGAACGGGAACCATGAGGTGCGTCTTTCGGAGACCAGAATGCAGCCTTTCTACGCGGAACTGCGGCAGATGGGGGTGAAGGTGCTCCTGGACGAGTCAGTCATCGTGATCCGAGGCGGAGAGCACATCAACGTGGTGGGACTTTCGGAGTACAGTATTTACGGGGCAAGAGCTCTGGCGGAAGGCACGGAGGAGTGGACTCCAGGAAACGTGATCACGGATTTCCTTGATACCCTGCACAGTGAGGGAACGGAAGTGGAACGAGAGGAGGTAGCACGCAAGGTGAAGGAACTGTGCGATGCGACCGACGACGGATTTACCCTGCTGTTGGCCCATGAGCCCCAGCTGGTAGAATCTTATGCGGCGGGAGCACCGGATGTGGTGATGTGCGGCCATGCACACGGCGGACAGTTTCGGACGCCGGGGGGACAGGGACTGTTCTCTCCGAATCAGGGAGCCTTTCCGCGCTACACGGCGGGGCTGCATCCCTGTGGGGACGGCGTCATGCTAGTGAGCCGGGGGCTGGGAAACAGCACATTCCCGCTTCGGCTGAACAATCCGCCAGAGGTCACCGTGATGACACTGCTTCGGAAAGGGTGATTGATAACGAGCGCCAGATATCCCCCGCCTCTATAGGCGGCGGACTACACTTTTCCGGGGTGAGAGGGTTTTTGTAGTAGGTTTGAGGGGTGACCTGCTACAAAAACAGCGCATATAGCGGTTATTGTAGCAGGTAATAGCAATTAATTACCAGTATATTCAATATTATGGAAGCCGATGGCGTCAAACGACTACAAAATCTGGAGTTTAGCAAGGCTTTGTAGTCGTTTGCTGCGAAAACTACTACAAAAACACCGTTCTGCTTGGAAAGTGTAGTCGCATCGCCGCAGAACCTACTACAGAATATCACTCAAGTGCTTTTTTTGTAGTCTCGCGACTGGGCGCCCGTTTGACCATCCGAATAGACTGACATTTACCATTGAAATTTCAACGTCCTAAGGGAAAAGACTTTCTTTTCTCTCCGGGCGTTTTTTTGTGGAAAAAGCATTGACGTTCTAAGGTAAAGTTGTTAGTATATGCCCCACACCGGCAAAAGGAAGGATTGGCGAAAGGAGATGAAAGTATGCCAACGATCAACGGAAGAAACGGAAGAATCGAGTATGAGTTCAGAGAGAGACTGGGAACGATCCCCTCGGGCACGGATGCCTGGGACAAGCAACTGAACCTGATCTGCTGGAACAAGAAGGAACCAGCCAAGTTCGACATCCGGGGCTGGTCTCCGGAGGGGGACCGTATGACCAAGGGGATAACGTTGTACGAGAATGAGATGCGGGATGTAGTGAGGCTCTACCTGATATGGAAAGAGCAGAAGGAGAAGGGAATCGACGGTAAAGTGGCGGATCTGGCGGCTAGAGAGGCCGCCCTTCGGGAAGAAGAAGCGCGCCTGGCTGCAGAGAAGCGTGCTTTTGAGCAGCAGATTTCCGGAGAATATGCGCCGGCGGAGCAGGAGAGGGACGCTGAGGAGACGGAGCAGTCTGCCGCGAAGCACGATCAGAGCGTTCAGAATGCTCGGAGCACTCGAGAAGATCCCGCGGAGGAAATGCTCTATGAGAGCGAATCTGCCACATCTAAAGTGGCCGAGGAGTCGGAGCACTATGCGGCTGCGGAAGAGGAGGTGCCGTTCTGACTCAGACGGGAGAGGGACCGCTGTGAGGATGCGGCGGTCCCGACCTATGTATTGTAATCGGGAAGGGGATTTGGTATAATGAGGGTGTTTAATGCCCAGGACTTACCAATCAGCAAGGAGATACCTATGATCAAGATCAACCTGAAGATAGAACCACGCGGCGAATACCGAGAGATGGAGGTGGCGCCGGGCACCACGATCGAGGCCTTGTACAAGCAGGTACAGGATGAGATGCCCTACACGGCACTGATGGCCAGACTGGACAACCAGTATGCGTCGCTGCTGCATGTTCTGGAGGAGGATAACGACGGCAGCTATGTGGATCTGCTGGATATGCGTACCCATGTGGCGGATCACGCCTATCAGAGTACTCTGGTGATGATCACGCTGGTGGCTTTGAAGAACGTGCTGCCAGAGGCCAAGGTGGTCGTAGACAATTCCCTCAACCGAGGCCTGTATCTTTCTATCAACAAGGATGGACAACCTACAGAGGAAGAGGCTGCTCAGGTGCAGGCAGAGATGAGGAGGCTGGTGGATGCAGATATGCCGATCCTGCGTCACATGGTGGACACAGATGTGTACATTCGCTCTGCAGAGAAACTGGGACGCACGGGGAAGGCCAGACTACTCAGGCAGTTCCCAGAGCAGAAGTCGCATATGGTCTACGAGCTGGACGGATATATCGATTATGTATTTGGGCCAATGGCACCTTCTACGGGATATATCCAGTACTTTGAATTCATTCCGTACAAGTACGGTGCTCTGGTGCGGTTCCCGCTGCCGAAGGAACCGGACAGGCTGCCGGAGAGGGTGGACCAACAGAAACTCTACAATGCTTTCGGCAAGCGGAAGATATGGGATCGCATTCTCGGTATCGAGTATGCGGCCGGGCTGAATGAGCGCATTGCGGACGGTAGTTATCGGGAACTGATCCTTCTGTCGGAGGCACTCCACGAGAAAGAGATCGTGGAGATCGCAAGCGCCATCAAACAACAGAAGAAACGTATCGTCCTCATCGCAGGACCATCCTCCAGCGGCAAGACCACCTTTGCCAAGCGCCTCTGTATCCAGCTGAAGGTGCTGGGACTGGATCCGCTGTATATGGGCACGGATGATTACTTTGTGGAGCGGAAGGATACGCCTTTGGACGAGCACGGCGAGCCGGACTACGAGAACCTGGAGGCCATCGACCTGGAACTGTTCAACCGCAACATGAACGACCTTCTGGCAGGTAAGGAGGTGGATCTGCCTACCTTTGATTTCATGGAAGGGAAGAAAGTCTTTGGCAAACGGCTCACCAAGCTGAACTCCAACCAGATGCTGGTGATCGAGGGGATTCACGCGTTGAATGAGGCAATGACCTCTCAGATCCCCAGGGCGCACAAGT contains:
- a CDS encoding helix-turn-helix domain-containing protein, with translation MAKYSYEFKRIVVDEYLSGQGGCNYLSQKYSLTRSLIQRWVSNYRHFGDDGLRRSRQKQKYTFEFKLHVVELYLSSELSYQTLASQVGMTNSTLITQWVNNYRAAGPEALKPKKKGRKRTMDKEKVIREIKEGDSEEQKELLKQLQEENLRLRIENAFLKESRRLRLEEEDLLNELRESSTASEENSN
- a CDS encoding nucleoside kinase, translating into MIKINLKIEPRGEYREMEVAPGTTIEALYKQVQDEMPYTALMARLDNQYASLLHVLEEDNDGSYVDLLDMRTHVADHAYQSTLVMITLVALKNVLPEAKVVVDNSLNRGLYLSINKDGQPTEEEAAQVQAEMRRLVDADMPILRHMVDTDVYIRSAEKLGRTGKARLLRQFPEQKSHMVYELDGYIDYVFGPMAPSTGYIQYFEFIPYKYGALVRFPLPKEPDRLPERVDQQKLYNAFGKRKIWDRILGIEYAAGLNERIADGSYRELILLSEALHEKEIVEIASAIKQQKKRIVLIAGPSSSGKTTFAKRLCIQLKVLGLDPLYMGTDDYFVERKDTPLDEHGEPDYENLEAIDLELFNRNMNDLLAGKEVDLPTFDFMEGKKVFGKRLTKLNSNQMLVIEGIHALNEAMTSQIPRAHKYKVYISPLTQLNIDENTRVPTTDERMLRRMVRDYQFRGHSAADTIRDWPKVRAGEDRNIFPFSEEADVLFNSYYDYEIAVLKKYAEPLLQEIRPDQPEYAEAMRILKFFEPIKIIEDDSQIANNSILREFIGGSVFVE
- a CDS encoding IS3 family transposase, with product MFKRIEEAAFRGGRSSERTARIVHSLRGEFKLKDILAAAGLPKATYMYWQKRFDREDPDAELLQIMRDIREKHKNYGYRRIYGELRKHGIKVNKKRVHRIVQKYGMQVTSFTRKSRRFSTYKGVVGRIAPNRVNRRFNTNIPHQKITTDTTEFKYYEPDDKGRVSIKKFYLDPFMDMWNLEILSYGISDRPSAQSIMTALNEAIDVTSDCKFRRTFHSDRGWAYQMNAYRYELKKNRIFQSMSRKGNCYDNSPMENFFGIMKQEMYYGQVYRSFDELKDAIDKYIRYYNQKRSKASLGYRSPVEYREEILAA
- a CDS encoding exodeoxyribonuclease III; protein product: MRLISWNVNGLRACLGKGFEDIARGLDADFFCIQETKMQEGQATVDLPGYRQFFCSAEKKGYSGTAIFAKEEPISVQYNFGEHTDEGRGIILEYPAFYLVNVYVPNAQPELKRLVYRMKWEDDFRGFVQELDSRKPVIICGDMNVAHQEIDLKNPKPNRGKAGFSDEERGKMTELLGAGFTDTFRYLYPDVTGVYSWWSYRFNARKNNAGWRIDYFLVSDRLRDNIKEAKIHTDILGSDHCPVELEVKL
- a CDS encoding metallophosphoesterase, which produces MTKKRLILAGGTALLAACVAAKTAQHLAEGNKAIQITEYICRSERVPEGFDGFRIVNVSDLQSEYFGVMQADLIEKVKLAEPDIIVITGDLVDRNHTDFMAAMKAVSGLLKIAPVYYVNGNHEVRLSETRMQPFYAELRQMGVKVLLDESVIVIRGGEHINVVGLSEYSIYGARALAEGTEEWTPGNVITDFLDTLHSEGTEVEREEVARKVKELCDATDDGFTLLLAHEPQLVESYAAGAPDVVMCGHAHGGQFRTPGGQGLFSPNQGAFPRYTAGLHPCGDGVMLVSRGLGNSTFPLRLNNPPEVTVMTLLRKG
- a CDS encoding YdbC family protein, translating into MPTINGRNGRIEYEFRERLGTIPSGTDAWDKQLNLICWNKKEPAKFDIRGWSPEGDRMTKGITLYENEMRDVVRLYLIWKEQKEKGIDGKVADLAAREAALREEEARLAAEKRAFEQQISGEYAPAEQERDAEETEQSAAKHDQSVQNARSTREDPAEEMLYESESATSKVAEESEHYAAAEEEVPF